In Cetobacterium sp. ZOR0034, a genomic segment contains:
- a CDS encoding DUF3100 domain-containing protein: MNKNTINVFLVVTIISLVCEKIGKIQLGKVALFPMLFAVIIGMALTPDLLGKKVAKLREIIGEKEMKIASDMVMLILLMLGIKLGTFVGPNLDKIIQAGPAFLAQEFGHVLAPLVAVPLALKLGLNREAIGAGSSISREASLGVIGEKYGIASPEGSGVLGVYLAGTIVGTIYFGILGSLSIYSGLHPLALGMACGVGSGSMMTAAASSLAEVVGPEYAEQVFAYASTSNMLSGLTGVNILVFISLPFTEWYYKKLSPKFAKKEVKQNA, from the coding sequence ATGAACAAGAACACAATTAATGTTTTTTTAGTTGTAACAATTATTTCACTAGTTTGTGAGAAAATTGGAAAAATTCAATTGGGAAAAGTAGCGTTATTCCCAATGTTATTTGCGGTTATTATTGGAATGGCATTAACACCAGATTTATTAGGAAAAAAAGTAGCAAAATTGAGAGAGATTATTGGAGAGAAAGAGATGAAGATAGCTAGTGATATGGTTATGTTGATTCTTTTAATGTTAGGGATAAAGTTAGGAACTTTCGTAGGTCCTAATTTAGATAAAATTATCCAAGCTGGACCAGCATTTTTAGCTCAAGAGTTTGGACATGTTTTAGCTCCATTAGTAGCAGTTCCATTGGCTTTAAAATTAGGATTAAATAGAGAAGCAATAGGAGCTGGATCAAGTATTAGTAGAGAAGCTTCACTTGGAGTAATTGGAGAAAAATATGGAATAGCCTCACCAGAAGGAAGTGGAGTTTTAGGAGTATACTTAGCAGGAACAATTGTAGGAACAATATACTTTGGAATCTTAGGATCATTATCTATTTACTCAGGGTTACATCCGTTAGCTTTAGGAATGGCTTGTGGGGTAGGAAGTGGAAGTATGATGACAGCAGCAGCTTCATCGTTAGCTGAAGTTGTTGGACCAGAGTATGCAGAACAGGTATTTGCATACGCATCAACAAGTAATATGTTATCAGGATTAACAGGAGTTAATATCCTTGTATTTATATCATTACCATTCACAGAGTGGTATTATAAAAAACTATCTCCAAAGTTTGCAAAAAAGGAAGTGAAACAAAATGCGTAG
- a CDS encoding amidohydrolase: protein MNLNEIKERVIKAIDENREVILQAGKAMYDNPEFGYKEFKGTEIVSNYFKNELGLEVEEGIAYTGCRARSNKDIEGPKVAILGELDAISCSDHADSNELGAVHACGHHIQIAGMLGAATGLVKSGILAELGGKVDFMATPAEEFVELGYRTKLREEGKIKYFGGKQEMIYNGSFDDVDMAVMFHALDLGDKKVLTGPVSNGFIGKTVKFIGKESHAGSAPHEGINALNAAMLGINNVHAQRETFKDSDRVRFHPIITKGGDIVNSVPADVRMEAYVRARTIEGMIDANKKVNRGLTAGAYAVGAEIEITELPGYLPILKHDSMEDVLEGNLEYLGLKDDMIKGGDFTGSFDFGDVSHIMPTLHPMFGGINGALHTREFKTVDDEIAILMPAKALALTVVDLLFAEGKKAKEILDNFKPVMTKEQYLEFMQSNDKVIKA, encoded by the coding sequence ATGAACTTAAATGAAATTAAAGAGAGAGTAATAAAAGCTATTGATGAAAATAGAGAAGTTATTTTACAAGCTGGAAAGGCTATGTATGATAATCCAGAATTTGGATATAAAGAGTTTAAAGGAACAGAGATAGTTTCAAACTACTTTAAAAATGAGTTAGGGTTAGAAGTTGAAGAAGGGATTGCATACACAGGATGTAGAGCAAGATCTAATAAAGATATAGAGGGTCCTAAAGTTGCTATTCTAGGAGAACTAGATGCAATATCATGTAGTGATCATGCTGATTCTAATGAGTTAGGAGCAGTTCACGCTTGTGGTCATCATATCCAAATTGCTGGAATGTTAGGTGCAGCAACAGGACTTGTAAAATCTGGTATTTTAGCAGAGCTAGGTGGAAAAGTAGATTTTATGGCAACTCCAGCAGAAGAGTTCGTAGAGTTAGGGTATAGAACTAAATTAAGAGAAGAAGGAAAGATAAAATACTTCGGTGGAAAGCAAGAGATGATATATAACGGTTCATTTGATGATGTTGATATGGCTGTAATGTTCCACGCTTTAGATTTAGGAGATAAAAAAGTTTTAACAGGACCAGTGAGTAATGGATTTATAGGAAAAACTGTTAAATTTATAGGAAAAGAATCTCATGCAGGATCAGCTCCTCACGAAGGGATAAATGCTTTAAATGCAGCGATGTTAGGAATTAATAATGTACACGCTCAAAGAGAAACGTTTAAAGATAGCGATAGAGTTAGATTCCATCCTATTATAACAAAAGGTGGAGATATAGTTAACTCTGTACCAGCTGATGTAAGAATGGAAGCATATGTAAGAGCTAGAACAATCGAAGGAATGATTGATGCTAATAAAAAAGTAAATAGAGGATTAACAGCAGGAGCATATGCTGTAGGTGCAGAGATAGAAATAACTGAACTTCCAGGATATTTACCAATATTAAAGCATGATTCAATGGAAGATGTTTTAGAGGGTAACTTAGAGTATTTAGGATTGAAAGATGATATGATAAAAGGTGGAGACTTTACAGGGTCATTTGATTTTGGAGATGTATCACACATAATGCCAACGTTACATCCTATGTTCGGTGGAATTAATGGAGCTCTTCATACAAGAGAGTTTAAAACTGTTGATGATGAAATTGCAATTTTAATGCCAGCTAAGGCTTTAGCTTTAACAGTTGTAGATCTATTATTTGCGGAAGGTAAAAAAGCAAAAGAAATTTTAGATAACTTTAAACCAGTTATGACAAAAGAGCAATACTTAGAATTCATGCAATCAAATGATAAAGTTATAAAAGCTTAA
- a CDS encoding TetR/AcrR family transcriptional regulator — MGRKPNFSRDEILESAYEILNNENLKEVTARNVAKKLGVSTIAIYSAFKSMDELKNELSKKAKTKLFEYTKRDYTDLSLLNIGIGICLFAKEEKALFRTIFLREGLPREFMDEIMDDFRNLIYNGFNNNKEYNQFPVDIIEWVIKKGWYFSHGYATLICTGFYPEIEFETFKTEVIEMGNLLINKALEMTKERENEI; from the coding sequence ATGGGAAGAAAACCTAATTTTAGTAGGGATGAAATATTAGAGAGTGCATATGAAATTTTAAATAATGAGAACTTAAAAGAGGTTACAGCAAGAAATGTAGCAAAAAAATTGGGAGTTTCTACAATCGCAATTTATTCAGCATTTAAATCTATGGATGAATTAAAGAATGAACTTTCAAAAAAAGCAAAAACAAAACTTTTTGAATATACAAAACGTGATTATACAGATTTATCTCTTTTAAACATAGGGATAGGGATATGTCTTTTTGCAAAAGAGGAGAAAGCACTATTTAGAACTATTTTTTTAAGAGAAGGATTACCTAGAGAGTTTATGGATGAGATTATGGATGACTTTAGAAATCTTATTTACAATGGATTTAATAACAATAAAGAGTATAATCAATTTCCTGTAGATATAATTGAATGGGTTATAAAAAAAGGTTGGTATTTTTCACATGGATATGCAACTTTAATTTGTACAGGTTTTTATCCAGAAATAGAATTTGAAACATTTAAAACAGAGGTTATAGAAATGGGAAACCTACTAATAAATAAAGCTTTAGAAATGACGAAGGAGAGAGAGAATGAAATTTAA
- a CDS encoding OmpP1/FadL family transporter — protein sequence MKFKQQLMILGVILSVNSFAGSIDYLSQQDAEYLAHPAMVGKIGVSGAYYNPAGLVWLEDGTYIQVNNQTHLKDYSMEYNGEKFKSDKASPAVPSVQIVKKAGDTAYFFHAGAIAGGGSVAYGGGIATFPEIADKFEGMLGEKFEAKFLSGSTIHGQSYYVAFQGGIARKFNETWSGAVGLRLIDAERKFKGEGNFEIAYKDIPNLKVNPKFDIDSERTAFGASGIFGLNYHPNDKFNLAMRYETETKLDFDNKESKLRKGFKDSVGVLGDKFYDIIGKDPAIKQWMSEGSGRRNLPAVAALGASYKVTEKTTLLASGNYYFIKEAGDDLGNFDHYDNGYEVAVGVDYELNEKWTLMTGYQYTNTGANEKTYTDTDYVLDADMYSMGAKYKYNSQLDIMGTYSFVQYKTDKNLKDITYKKRVSAIGLAAIYKF from the coding sequence ATGAAATTTAAACAACAATTAATGATATTAGGAGTAATACTATCAGTAAATAGTTTTGCAGGAAGTATAGATTATCTTTCACAACAAGATGCAGAGTATTTAGCACATCCAGCTATGGTAGGTAAAATTGGAGTATCAGGAGCTTATTATAATCCAGCGGGACTAGTTTGGTTAGAAGATGGAACGTATATTCAAGTTAACAATCAAACACATTTGAAAGACTATAGTATGGAGTATAATGGAGAAAAGTTTAAAAGTGATAAAGCATCACCAGCTGTTCCAAGTGTACAAATTGTAAAAAAAGCTGGAGATACAGCATACTTTTTCCATGCAGGAGCGATAGCTGGTGGAGGTAGTGTTGCTTATGGTGGAGGAATAGCTACTTTTCCTGAGATAGCAGATAAATTTGAAGGAATGTTAGGTGAAAAATTCGAAGCAAAATTTTTATCAGGTTCCACAATTCATGGACAATCATATTATGTTGCTTTTCAAGGGGGAATAGCAAGAAAGTTTAACGAAACTTGGAGTGGAGCAGTTGGATTGAGATTGATTGATGCAGAAAGAAAGTTTAAAGGTGAAGGAAACTTTGAAATTGCATACAAGGATATTCCAAACTTAAAAGTAAATCCTAAGTTTGATATAGATTCAGAAAGAACAGCTTTTGGAGCTTCTGGAATATTTGGATTAAACTATCATCCAAATGACAAATTTAATCTAGCTATGAGATATGAAACAGAAACAAAGTTAGATTTTGATAATAAAGAATCTAAATTAAGAAAAGGTTTTAAGGATTCTGTAGGGGTATTGGGAGATAAGTTTTATGATATAATTGGAAAAGATCCAGCTATAAAGCAGTGGATGTCAGAGGGAAGTGGAAGAAGAAATTTACCGGCAGTAGCAGCTTTAGGAGCCTCTTATAAAGTAACAGAAAAAACTACTTTATTAGCTTCAGGTAACTACTACTTTATAAAAGAAGCTGGAGATGATTTAGGAAACTTTGATCACTACGATAATGGTTATGAAGTGGCGGTAGGAGTAGACTATGAACTAAATGAGAAGTGGACTCTTATGACAGGATATCAGTATACAAATACTGGAGCAAATGAGAAAACTTACACAGATACAGATTATGTTTTAGATGCTGATATGTATTCGATGGGAGCTAAGTACAAGTATAATTCTCAGCTTGATATAATGGGAACTTACTCATTTGTTCAATACAAAACTGATAAGAATTTAAAAGATATAACATATAAAAAGCGTGTTAGTGCAATTGGATTAGCAGCGATATATAAATTCTAA
- the smpB gene encoding SsrA-binding protein SmpB, which translates to MILANNKKAFFDYFIEDKFEAGIELVGSEVKSIKAGKTSIKEAFIRIINGEIFIMGMTVVPWSFGSVYNPEERRVRKLLLHKGEIKKLHEKVTQKGYTIVPLNIHLSKGYVKVEIALARGKKNYDKRDSLAKKDQQRTIERAVKDRD; encoded by the coding sequence ATGATATTAGCTAATAACAAAAAAGCATTTTTTGATTATTTTATTGAAGATAAGTTCGAAGCTGGTATTGAACTTGTTGGAAGTGAAGTTAAATCTATCAAAGCTGGAAAAACAAGTATAAAAGAGGCTTTTATTAGAATAATCAACGGAGAGATTTTTATAATGGGAATGACTGTAGTTCCTTGGTCTTTTGGTAGTGTTTATAATCCCGAAGAAAGAAGAGTTAGAAAACTTCTTCTGCATAAAGGAGAAATAAAAAAACTGCATGAGAAAGTTACACAAAAAGGTTATACAATAGTTCCTTTAAATATACACCTTTCAAAAGGATATGTTAAAGTTGAAATTGCCTTAGCTAGAGGTAAAAAGAATTATGATAAACGTGACTCTTTAGCTAAAAAAGATCAGCAAAGAACAATTGAAAGAGCTGTTAAAGATAGAGATTAA